One Deltaproteobacteria bacterium DNA segment encodes these proteins:
- a CDS encoding GNAT family N-acetyltransferase: MKQTIEIRPARAGDAGSLLQLIQALAEYERLAHEVSATEADLRATLFGERPGAEVLLAFDAQGAPIGYALFFPTYSTFLARPGLWLEDLFVLPEQRGRGVGRALLSRVAARAVALHPEGRLEWSVLDWNEPALRFYAALGARPLSDWTTQRLVGEDLHLLAGLDPSPLDNV; the protein is encoded by the coding sequence ATGAAGCAGACCATCGAGATCCGACCGGCCCGGGCCGGTGACGCGGGCAGCTTGCTGCAGCTCATCCAGGCGCTGGCCGAGTACGAGAGGCTGGCCCACGAGGTGAGCGCCACCGAGGCCGACCTGCGGGCGACCCTCTTCGGCGAGCGCCCGGGAGCCGAGGTGCTCCTGGCCTTCGACGCTCAGGGCGCGCCCATCGGCTACGCCCTCTTCTTCCCCACCTACTCCACCTTCCTCGCCCGCCCCGGCCTCTGGCTGGAGGACCTCTTCGTGCTGCCGGAGCAGCGCGGCCGGGGGGTCGGCCGGGCCCTGCTCTCGCGGGTCGCGGCCCGGGCCGTCGCGCTGCACCCCGAGGGCCGCCTCGAGTGGTCGGTGCTCGACTGGAACGAGCCGGCCCTGCGCTTCTACGCCGCGCTCGGGGCGCGGCCCCTCTCGGACTGGACCACCCAGCGCCTGGTGGGCGAGGACCTGCACCTGCTGGCTGGCCTGGACCCGTCGCCATTGGATAACGTCTAG
- a CDS encoding choice-of-anchor D domain-containing protein translates to MRLSRVSIHPTTILVALLALLGATNGCDCKEDTKLGDSRPEIRVTPNPVAFGTVPMLEESALQVLVENVSNQDLVLEGTPVLVENGEDALEEIVMRAVLTPVDCSSGVERAGADPARLAPFECFSITLAYRPQNLGADTGSLTLESNDPENGSLVVPITAEGSSPDIEVCLLAGDCTPTETCFAPGDLPLSLTFPLTQIAATTSCDVRISNTGQLPLERLAWSFKSGNRRADYSLDPDPLSAVGSLQPGEGIQATIDFTPKSGGPKDAVVEITSSDPDEAAVAIEITGMGDGPKICPDPFPLIDFGQVEVGTTKALDIEMTDCGTMDLTINTMEVQNASGTGPSGEFALGAGAPSTPIPLTAGGSTTVPLEFTPPTSGPFTARLFLETTDPVVPSGWLSIVGEGTTPPACELQASTSVVSFGATAPSTLGGSPIEKTLALSNPGALPCTNVGASITAGDAVRFELVGLPVGGPPWTLNSGDIVLFTLRYDPVDTTGPDTGIIAFTASELAAPLEVQLAGTPVAVPSCQLNVLPNSGNFTLGFCSIIGGFNPRVVQFGASPMGQKKTLPITLENSGSANCTITKTTISTFNPGNPFGGPSPALTIDAPANQVIVNGAPTQTILPGEVGTIPITFLPLNEEEACGSVEIETNQLDFAGECLDLASGTTKAGCYKVSALGSGVRPLLQVVPTDLDFGVITVGCASAQREVTLHNTGGNTINLTDIRIDPATGPFMISLAPFPLPYALAAGASIPIGVTYRPPDANPHAAMLIIESDDPTSPLVSVPLAGAGTNDPHQTDIFHQLSEPMVDVLWIVDNSCSMGDEQNNVAANATTFLSHALSLQTDFHLGVVTTDMEDPADSGLLQEGNFFAAAPKWVDRATPNPDVAFGNSVKQGTSGDATEKGLMAAHAALTHPLVNDPALNGGFLREDAKLTMIVISDEEDSSPSTVDFYVDAFKNIKGYRRPDLMSFSAVVGEEPSGCSSSAGAAGAGVRYLEVARRTGGLERSICTTNWGQLANDLGLDAFGAKTDFYLTREAIDATIEVRVDGVLVPRTGNWSYDPAANAVSFDAAATPAQGAEVQIDYDTICR, encoded by the coding sequence ATGCGACTTTCTCGAGTTTCGATCCACCCGACGACGATCCTCGTGGCGCTCCTGGCCTTGCTCGGCGCCACCAACGGCTGCGACTGCAAGGAGGACACGAAGCTCGGGGACAGCCGCCCCGAGATCCGCGTCACGCCGAACCCCGTGGCCTTCGGCACGGTGCCCATGCTCGAGGAGTCGGCGCTCCAGGTGCTCGTCGAGAACGTGAGCAACCAGGACCTCGTCCTCGAGGGCACGCCGGTGCTGGTGGAGAACGGCGAGGACGCCCTGGAGGAGATCGTGATGCGAGCGGTCCTCACTCCGGTGGACTGCAGCTCCGGGGTCGAGCGGGCGGGCGCCGACCCCGCGCGGCTTGCGCCCTTCGAGTGCTTCTCCATCACCCTGGCCTACCGGCCCCAGAACCTCGGCGCCGACACCGGCTCGCTGACCCTCGAGAGCAACGATCCCGAGAACGGCAGCCTGGTGGTGCCGATCACCGCCGAGGGCTCCTCCCCCGACATCGAGGTCTGCCTCCTGGCCGGCGACTGCACCCCCACCGAGACCTGCTTCGCCCCGGGCGACCTGCCCCTCTCCCTCACCTTCCCCCTGACCCAGATCGCCGCCACGACCTCCTGCGACGTGCGGATCTCCAACACCGGCCAGCTCCCGCTGGAGCGCCTGGCCTGGAGCTTCAAGAGCGGCAACCGGCGCGCCGACTACAGCCTCGATCCCGACCCCCTCTCGGCGGTGGGCTCGCTCCAGCCCGGCGAGGGCATCCAGGCGACGATCGACTTCACTCCGAAGTCCGGGGGACCCAAGGACGCGGTGGTGGAGATCACCTCCTCCGATCCCGACGAGGCCGCGGTGGCCATCGAGATCACCGGCATGGGCGACGGGCCCAAGATCTGCCCCGACCCCTTCCCCCTGATCGACTTCGGTCAGGTCGAGGTCGGCACGACGAAGGCGCTCGACATCGAGATGACCGACTGCGGCACGATGGACCTGACCATCAACACGATGGAGGTGCAGAACGCCTCGGGCACCGGGCCCAGCGGCGAGTTCGCCCTCGGCGCCGGCGCGCCCTCGACGCCGATCCCCCTGACGGCCGGCGGCTCGACGACCGTCCCCCTGGAGTTCACCCCGCCCACCTCCGGCCCCTTCACCGCCCGGCTCTTCCTGGAGACCACCGACCCGGTGGTGCCCTCGGGCTGGCTCTCCATCGTCGGCGAGGGCACGACCCCGCCGGCCTGTGAGCTCCAGGCCTCGACCTCCGTCGTCTCCTTCGGCGCCACCGCCCCCTCGACCCTCGGCGGCTCGCCCATCGAGAAGACCCTCGCCCTCTCGAACCCCGGGGCCCTGCCCTGCACGAACGTCGGCGCCAGCATCACCGCCGGTGACGCCGTGCGCTTCGAGCTCGTCGGCCTGCCCGTGGGCGGCCCGCCCTGGACGCTGAACTCGGGCGACATCGTCCTCTTCACCCTGCGCTACGACCCGGTCGACACCACCGGCCCCGACACCGGGATCATCGCCTTCACCGCCAGCGAGCTCGCCGCCCCTCTCGAGGTCCAGCTCGCCGGCACCCCGGTGGCCGTGCCCTCCTGCCAGCTGAACGTGCTGCCCAACAGCGGGAACTTCACCCTGGGCTTCTGCTCGATCATCGGCGGCTTCAACCCGCGGGTGGTGCAGTTCGGCGCCTCGCCCATGGGCCAGAAGAAGACCCTGCCCATCACCCTGGAGAACAGCGGCTCGGCCAACTGCACGATCACCAAGACCACCATCAGCACCTTCAACCCCGGCAACCCCTTCGGCGGCCCCTCCCCGGCGCTGACCATCGACGCGCCCGCCAACCAGGTGATCGTCAACGGCGCGCCCACCCAGACCATCCTCCCGGGTGAGGTCGGCACGATCCCGATCACCTTCCTCCCCCTCAACGAGGAGGAGGCCTGCGGCTCGGTGGAGATCGAGACCAACCAGCTCGACTTCGCCGGCGAGTGCCTCGACCTCGCCAGCGGCACCACCAAGGCCGGCTGCTACAAGGTCAGCGCCCTGGGCTCGGGCGTCCGCCCCCTCCTGCAGGTGGTGCCCACCGACCTGGACTTCGGCGTCATCACCGTCGGCTGCGCCTCGGCCCAGCGGGAGGTCACCCTCCACAACACCGGCGGCAACACGATCAACCTCACCGACATCCGGATCGATCCGGCGACCGGCCCCTTCATGATCTCGCTGGCGCCCTTCCCCCTCCCCTACGCCCTGGCCGCCGGGGCCAGCATCCCCATCGGCGTGACCTACCGGCCGCCGGACGCGAACCCCCACGCCGCGATGCTGATCATCGAGAGCGACGATCCCACCTCGCCCCTGGTCAGCGTCCCCCTGGCCGGCGCCGGCACCAACGACCCGCACCAGACCGACATCTTCCACCAGCTCTCCGAGCCGATGGTCGACGTGCTCTGGATCGTCGACAACTCCTGCTCCATGGGTGACGAGCAGAACAACGTCGCCGCCAACGCCACCACCTTCCTCTCCCACGCCCTCTCCCTCCAGACCGACTTCCACCTCGGGGTGGTGACCACCGACATGGAGGACCCCGCCGACTCCGGGCTCCTCCAGGAGGGGAACTTCTTCGCCGCCGCGCCGAAGTGGGTCGACCGCGCCACGCCGAACCCCGACGTGGCCTTCGGCAACTCGGTGAAGCAGGGCACCAGCGGCGACGCCACCGAGAAGGGCCTGATGGCGGCCCACGCGGCGCTCACCCACCCCCTGGTGAACGACCCCGCGCTCAACGGCGGCTTCCTCCGCGAGGACGCCAAGCTGACCATGATCGTCATCTCGGACGAGGAGGACTCCTCGCCCTCGACGGTGGACTTCTACGTGGACGCCTTCAAGAACATCAAGGGCTACCGCCGCCCCGACCTGATGAGCTTCTCGGCGGTGGTCGGTGAGGAGCCCAGCGGCTGCTCGAGCTCGGCCGGCGCCGCCGGCGCGGGCGTCCGCTACCTCGAGGTGGCCCGGCGCACCGGCGGCCTGGAGCGCTCGATCTGCACCACCAACTGGGGGCAGCTGGCCAACGACCTGGGCCTGGACGCCTTCGGGGCGAAGACCGACTTCTACCTCACCCGCGAGGCGATCGACGCCACGATCGAGGTGCGGGTGGACGGCGTGCTCGTCCCGCGCACCGGCAACTGGAGCTACGACCCGGCCGCCAACGCGGTCAGCTTCGACGCCGCCGCCACCCCGGCCCAGGGGGCGGAGGTCCAGATCGACTACGACACGATCTGCCGCTAG
- a CDS encoding ATP-binding protein, which yields MAPAATITQKPVEHGRGFRRIVTLLVSLVTVPTALLLAVGVLMLVFYSERLNLLFGILVVSLVVCLATGSILALIFLRREARISELQQDFVSKVSHELRTPLTSIRIFVETIQRGEIPAAELSECHDALALEVGKLTARIERLLDWGRMEAGKRVYELKSVPVGRIVERSLDAFDTATLGRRVEVEVEVEEGLPTVLADGDALVDALVNLLANAYKYTTEERQIALRASREGPWVKLSVRDNGIGIPHREHRRIFQKFYRVDERLTQAKEGTGLGLAIVQHVVSGHRGRLTLESEPGQGSTFSLLLHPAAPETRA from the coding sequence ATGGCACCGGCGGCAACCATCACCCAGAAACCGGTCGAGCACGGGCGCGGCTTCCGCCGCATCGTGACCCTGCTCGTCTCCCTGGTGACCGTGCCCACCGCCCTGCTCCTGGCGGTGGGCGTGCTGATGCTCGTCTTCTACTCGGAGCGGCTGAACCTCCTCTTCGGCATCCTGGTGGTCAGCCTGGTGGTCTGCCTGGCGACCGGCTCGATCCTGGCCCTGATCTTCCTGCGCCGGGAGGCGAGGATCTCCGAGCTGCAGCAGGACTTCGTCTCCAAGGTCAGCCACGAGCTGCGCACGCCGCTGACCTCGATCCGGATCTTCGTCGAGACGATCCAGCGCGGGGAGATCCCGGCGGCCGAGCTCTCGGAGTGCCACGACGCCCTGGCCCTGGAGGTCGGCAAGCTGACCGCCCGCATCGAGCGGCTGCTGGACTGGGGCCGGATGGAGGCGGGCAAGCGGGTCTACGAGCTGAAGTCGGTGCCCGTCGGCCGCATCGTCGAGCGCTCCCTGGACGCCTTCGACACGGCGACCCTCGGTCGCAGGGTCGAGGTCGAGGTCGAGGTCGAGGAGGGGCTGCCGACGGTGCTGGCGGACGGCGACGCCCTGGTGGACGCCCTCGTGAACCTCCTGGCCAACGCCTACAAGTACACGACCGAGGAGAGGCAGATCGCGCTGCGCGCCTCGCGCGAGGGCCCCTGGGTGAAGCTCTCGGTGCGGGACAACGGCATCGGCATCCCCCACCGCGAGCACCGCCGCATCTTCCAGAAGTTCTACCGGGTGGACGAGCGCCTCACCCAGGCCAAGGAGGGCACCGGCCTCGGCCTGGCGATCGTGCAGCACGTGGTCAGCGGCCACCGCGGGCGCCTCACCCTGGAGAGCGAGCCGGGGCAGGGCAGCACCTTCAGCCTGCTCCTCCACCCCGCCGCCCCGGAGACCCGAGCATGA
- a CDS encoding response regulator transcription factor, with amino-acid sequence MSENEKKVRLLLIEDDPSISLGLRVNLQAEGYEVEIAADGRAGLAAARKGFDLILLDVMMPEINGFEVLQVLRSEGVMTPTIVLTALSSEEDKVTGLDLGAEDYVTKPFSLAELLARVRSVLRRAAPAPAERWAFGEVKLDPRDRSVTLAGEPVELTRTEFDLLATLLAADGAVVSRQGLIDEVWGAGHKVTPRTVDNFIAQLRAKLEADAANPEHLLTVRGVGYRLNRG; translated from the coding sequence ATGAGCGAGAACGAGAAGAAGGTCCGCCTCCTCCTCATCGAGGACGACCCCTCCATCTCCCTGGGGCTGCGGGTGAACCTGCAGGCGGAAGGGTACGAGGTCGAGATCGCCGCCGACGGCCGCGCCGGCCTGGCCGCCGCCCGCAAGGGCTTCGATCTCATCCTGCTGGACGTGATGATGCCGGAGATCAACGGCTTCGAGGTCCTGCAGGTCCTGCGCTCCGAGGGCGTGATGACGCCGACCATCGTGCTCACCGCGCTCTCCAGCGAGGAGGACAAGGTCACCGGCCTCGATCTGGGCGCCGAGGACTACGTCACCAAGCCCTTCAGCCTGGCCGAGCTGCTGGCCCGCGTCCGCTCGGTCCTGCGGCGGGCCGCCCCGGCCCCGGCCGAGCGCTGGGCCTTCGGCGAGGTGAAGCTCGACCCGAGGGACCGCAGCGTGACCCTCGCCGGCGAGCCCGTCGAGCTCACCCGCACCGAGTTCGACCTCCTGGCCACCCTCCTCGCGGCCGACGGCGCGGTGGTGAGCCGGCAGGGCCTGATCGACGAGGTCTGGGGCGCGGGCCACAAGGTCACGCCCCGCACCGTGGACAACTTCATCGCCCAGCTACGCGCCAAGCTCGAGGCCGACGCCGCCAACCCCGAGCACCTGCTCACGGTAAGGGGCGTCGGTTACCGGCTGAATCGGGGGTGA
- a CDS encoding ABC transporter ATP-binding protein: MEAAPGAVEARGLVKTFGSLRAVDGLSLSVPAGAFYAFLGPNGAGKSTTLSMLTGVLEASAGEIRILGQDLRDDPIAVKAQVGIVPEELTLFERLTGWQQLIFSGRVYGLSDTVAAKRAKELLKLTGLEGREHDEIAGYSKGMRRRLAIGAALVHAPRVVFLDEPFEGIDVIAAGVVRELLQELGRRGVTVLLTTHVLAIADRLATHAGIIAAGRMLAEGSVEALKARYERDTLEAVFESLIEVPRAPEQSLSFYGHAED, from the coding sequence GTGGAAGCTGCCCCCGGAGCGGTGGAGGCCCGTGGCCTCGTGAAGACCTTCGGGTCCTTGCGCGCCGTGGACGGGCTCTCCCTCTCGGTGCCCGCCGGCGCCTTCTACGCCTTCCTCGGCCCCAACGGCGCCGGCAAGTCCACCACCCTCTCGATGCTCACCGGGGTGCTGGAGGCCAGCGCGGGGGAGATCCGGATCCTGGGCCAGGATCTGCGGGACGATCCCATCGCGGTGAAGGCGCAGGTGGGCATCGTCCCCGAGGAGCTCACCCTCTTCGAGCGGCTCACCGGCTGGCAGCAGCTGATCTTCTCCGGCCGGGTCTACGGCCTCTCGGACACCGTCGCGGCGAAGCGGGCCAAGGAGCTCCTGAAGCTCACCGGCCTCGAGGGCCGCGAGCACGACGAGATCGCCGGCTACTCCAAGGGGATGCGCCGCCGCCTCGCCATCGGCGCGGCCCTGGTGCACGCGCCGCGGGTGGTCTTCCTCGACGAGCCCTTCGAGGGGATCGACGTCATCGCCGCCGGGGTGGTGCGCGAGCTCCTGCAGGAGCTCGGCCGCCGGGGGGTCACGGTCTTGCTGACCACCCACGTGCTGGCCATCGCCGATCGCCTGGCCACCCACGCCGGGATCATCGCCGCGGGCAGGATGCTGGCGGAAGGGTCGGTCGAGGCGCTGAAGGCCCGCTACGAGCGCGACACCCTGGAGGCGGTCTTCGAGAGCCTGATCGAGGTGCCGCGGGCCCCCGAGCAGAGCCTCTCCTTCTACGGTCATGCCGAGGACTGA